In Nocardioides dokdonensis FR1436, the following are encoded in one genomic region:
- the rpsM gene encoding 30S ribosomal protein S13 codes for MARLVGVDLPRDKRVEIALTYIYGIGRTSSQQLLAKTGVDPNTRVHELGDEELVKLRDAIDADFKIEGDLRREVQADIRRKIEIGSYQGRRHRMGLPVRGQRTKTNARTRKGPKRTVAGKKKSK; via the coding sequence ATGGCACGCCTCGTTGGTGTTGATCTCCCGCGTGACAAGCGCGTCGAGATCGCACTCACCTACATCTACGGCATCGGCCGTACCTCCTCCCAGCAGCTGCTCGCGAAGACCGGGGTCGACCCGAACACCCGTGTGCACGAGCTCGGGGACGAAGAGCTGGTCAAGCTCCGCGACGCCATCGACGCCGACTTCAAGATCGAGGGCGACCTCCGACGCGAGGTCCAGGCCGACATCCGTCGCAAGATCGAGATCGGCAGCTACCAGGGTCGCCGTCACCGCATGGGCCTCCCGGTCCGCGGCCAGCGCACCAAGACCAACGCGCGTACCCGCAAGGGTCCCAAGCGCACGGTCGCCGGCAAGAAGAAGAGCAAGTGA
- the rplF gene encoding 50S ribosomal protein L6 produces MSRIGKLPVAVPSGVDVAIDGPQVTVKGPKGTLSHTVASPITVEQGDGVLDVKRPDDERESRSLHGLTRTLVNNMVVGVTDGYEKKLEIVGVGYRVLSKGPAQLEFQLGYSHPIIFDAPEGISFTVEGPTKLGVQGIDKQLVGEVAANIRKLRKPEPYKGKGVRYAGEQVRRKVGKAGK; encoded by the coding sequence ATGTCGCGCATTGGCAAGCTCCCCGTCGCGGTCCCGTCCGGTGTCGACGTGGCGATCGACGGACCGCAGGTGACTGTGAAGGGCCCCAAGGGAACCCTTTCGCACACCGTGGCGTCCCCGATCACCGTCGAGCAGGGTGACGGCGTCCTCGACGTCAAGCGTCCTGACGACGAGCGCGAGTCGCGCTCGTTGCACGGACTGACCCGCACGTTGGTCAACAACATGGTCGTCGGTGTCACCGACGGCTACGAGAAGAAGCTCGAGATCGTGGGCGTGGGTTACCGCGTCCTGTCGAAGGGCCCCGCCCAGCTGGAGTTCCAGCTCGGCTACTCGCACCCGATCATCTTCGACGCGCCCGAGGGCATCAGCTTCACCGTCGAGGGCCCCACCAAGCTCGGTGTCCAGGGCATCGACAAGCAGCTCGTCGGCGAGGTTGCGGCCAACATCCGCAAGCTTCGCAAGCCGGAGCCCTACAAGGGCAAGGGCGTTCGTTACGCCGGCGAGCAGGTCCGCCGCAAGGTCGGAAAGGCTGGTAAGTGA
- a CDS encoding adenylate kinase: MRLILMGPPGAGKGTQATFVAQHHGVPAISTGDIFRANVSQGSELGLEAQRYMDAGEYVPDEVTNSMVRNRIAEDDAAPGFLLDGYPRTLAQVQELDSMVEATGHRLDAVVVLTVEMDEIVQRLLQRAQTEGRTDDTEDVIRRRQELYIEQTEPLVEVYRERGLLVEVNGMGEVAEVTSRILDALDSSPQS, from the coding sequence TTGAGGCTGATCCTGATGGGCCCCCCCGGGGCCGGCAAAGGCACCCAGGCCACGTTCGTGGCCCAGCACCACGGTGTCCCCGCGATCTCCACCGGCGACATCTTCCGCGCCAACGTCTCGCAGGGCAGCGAGCTCGGTCTCGAGGCCCAGCGCTACATGGACGCGGGGGAGTACGTCCCCGACGAGGTGACCAACTCGATGGTGCGCAACCGCATCGCCGAGGACGACGCGGCGCCGGGCTTCCTCCTGGACGGCTACCCGCGCACCCTGGCCCAGGTCCAGGAGCTCGACTCGATGGTCGAGGCCACCGGCCACCGCCTCGACGCCGTGGTGGTGCTGACGGTGGAGATGGACGAGATCGTCCAGCGGCTGCTGCAGCGTGCACAGACCGAGGGGCGCACCGACGACACCGAGGACGTCATCCGTCGCCGCCAGGAGCTCTACATCGAGCAGACCGAGCCGCTGGTCGAGGTCTACCGCGAGCGCGGGCTGCTCGTCGAGGTGAACGGGATGGGCGAGGTCGCCGAGGTGACCAGCCGCATCCTGGACGCCCTCGACTCCTCGCCCCAGAGCTGA
- the rpsE gene encoding 30S ribosomal protein S5 — translation MSGAQRGQQRGGERRGRDDRRGQGADKTAYIERVVAINRVAKVVKGGRRFSFTALVVVGDGDGLVGVGYGKAKEVPAAIAKGVEEAKKNFFPVPRIQGTIPHPVQGEKAAGVVMLRPAAPGTGVIAGGPVRAVLEAAGIHDILSKSLGSSNQINIVHATVAALQMLEQPEAVAARRGMRVEDVAPAAMLRARNEVPAGVSLEVSS, via the coding sequence ATGAGCGGAGCCCAGCGCGGACAACAGCGTGGTGGCGAGCGCCGTGGACGTGACGACCGTCGCGGTCAGGGCGCGGACAAGACCGCCTACATCGAGCGCGTCGTTGCGATCAACCGTGTCGCCAAGGTCGTGAAGGGTGGTCGTCGCTTCAGCTTCACCGCCCTCGTGGTCGTCGGCGACGGTGATGGTCTGGTCGGCGTCGGCTACGGCAAGGCCAAGGAGGTGCCCGCGGCGATCGCCAAGGGCGTCGAGGAGGCGAAGAAGAACTTCTTCCCCGTTCCTCGTATCCAGGGCACCATCCCTCACCCCGTCCAGGGTGAGAAGGCGGCCGGCGTGGTCATGCTGCGTCCCGCCGCTCCTGGTACCGGTGTGATCGCCGGTGGCCCGGTGCGTGCGGTCCTCGAGGCGGCCGGCATCCACGACATCCTGAGCAAGTCGTTGGGGTCGTCGAACCAGATCAACATCGTGCACGCCACGGTGGCGGCCCTGCAGATGCTCGAGCAGCCCGAGGCCGTGGCCGCTCGCCGCGGCATGCGGGTCGAGGACGTCGCCCCGGCGGCGATGCTCCGGGCGCGCAACGAGGTTCCGGCCGGTGTGTCGCTGGAGGTGTCCTCCTGA
- the map gene encoding type I methionyl aminopeptidase translates to MGLRDRGLEIKTPEQILLMRRAGLVVGHTLELLRTSVRAGISTAELDAIAEDSIRSRGATPSFKGYYGFPASICASVNDEVVHGIPGDRVLADGDVISIDCGAIVEGWHGDAALTVAVGTVADDVQELMRTTEEALWRGIAAARPGGRVTDISHAVETHVRSQGAYGILEDYVGHGIGTQMHLPPNVPNFGKPGRGPRLVEGLALAVEPMITLGGKDTDVLEDDWTVVTVDGTHSAHYEHTFTLTSTGTWVLTALDGGEAALGELGVPFGGR, encoded by the coding sequence ATGGGACTGCGCGACCGCGGACTCGAGATCAAGACGCCCGAGCAGATCCTGCTGATGCGTCGGGCCGGCCTCGTGGTGGGTCACACCCTGGAGCTGCTGCGGACCTCGGTCCGGGCCGGCATCAGCACCGCCGAGCTCGACGCGATCGCCGAGGACAGCATCCGCTCACGAGGTGCGACGCCGTCGTTCAAGGGCTACTACGGGTTCCCGGCCTCGATCTGCGCCTCCGTCAACGACGAGGTCGTCCACGGCATCCCCGGTGATCGGGTCCTGGCCGACGGCGACGTGATCTCCATCGACTGCGGGGCCATCGTTGAGGGCTGGCACGGGGACGCGGCGCTCACCGTCGCCGTGGGCACGGTCGCCGACGACGTGCAGGAGCTGATGCGCACCACCGAGGAGGCGTTGTGGCGGGGGATCGCCGCCGCCCGCCCGGGCGGCCGGGTCACCGACATCTCGCACGCCGTGGAGACCCACGTGCGCTCCCAGGGTGCCTACGGCATCCTCGAGGACTACGTCGGTCACGGCATCGGCACCCAGATGCACCTGCCGCCCAACGTCCCGAACTTCGGCAAGCCCGGCCGCGGTCCGCGCCTGGTCGAGGGCCTGGCCCTGGCCGTGGAGCCGATGATCACCCTGGGCGGCAAGGACACCGACGTCCTCGAGGACGACTGGACCGTCGTCACCGTGGACGGCACCCACTCGGCGCACTACGAGCACACCTTCACCCTGACCTCCACCGGCACGTGGGTCCTCACCGCGCTCGACGGCGGCGAGGCCGCGCTGGGCGAGCTCGGCGTCCCCTTCGGCGGCCGCTGA
- the rplQ gene encoding 50S ribosomal protein L17, whose protein sequence is MPKPTKGPRLGGSPAHQRLILANLSTQLFEHGRITTTESRARALRPWAEKLITKAKKGDLHSRREVLKTIRDKGVVHVLFTEIAPTFSERPGGYTRITKIGPRKGDNAPMAVIELVTEAYSPTPKAARPAAATSAEETPAEEAPAEETAVEETPTEMIDEASPEESVVAEAEVTEDEGDTKA, encoded by the coding sequence ATGCCCAAGCCCACCAAGGGACCCCGCCTCGGCGGCAGCCCTGCCCACCAGCGCCTCATCCTGGCGAACCTGTCGACCCAGCTCTTCGAGCACGGCCGCATCACGACCACGGAGTCGCGCGCCCGTGCCCTGCGCCCGTGGGCCGAGAAGCTGATCACCAAGGCCAAGAAGGGTGACCTGCACAGCCGTCGCGAGGTCCTCAAGACCATCCGCGACAAGGGTGTCGTGCACGTGCTGTTCACCGAGATCGCCCCGACCTTCTCGGAGCGCCCCGGTGGCTACACCCGCATCACCAAGATCGGCCCCCGCAAGGGCGACAACGCGCCGATGGCCGTGATCGAGCTCGTCACCGAGGCCTACTCGCCGACGCCGAAGGCTGCCCGCCCCGCGGCGGCGACCTCGGCCGAGGAGACCCCGGCCGAGGAGGCTCCCGCCGAGGAGACCGCCGTCGAGGAGACCCCGACCGAGATGATCGACGAGGCCTCCCCGGAGGAGAGCGTCGTCGCCGAGGCCGAGGTCACCGAGGACGAGGGCGACACCAAGGCCTGA
- the infA gene encoding translation initiation factor IF-1 has protein sequence MPKKEGVIEIEGSVVEALPNAMFRVELSNGHKVLAHISGKMRQHYIRILPEDRVVVELSPYDLTRGRIVYRYK, from the coding sequence ATGCCAAAGAAAGAAGGCGTGATCGAGATCGAGGGCTCCGTCGTGGAGGCCCTGCCCAACGCCATGTTCCGCGTCGAGCTGAGCAATGGCCACAAGGTTCTCGCCCACATCAGCGGCAAGATGCGCCAGCACTACATCCGGATCCTCCCTGAGGACCGCGTGGTGGTGGAGCTCTCGCCGTACGACCTCACACGAGGTCGGATCGTCTACCGCTACAAGTAA
- the rplR gene encoding 50S ribosomal protein L18, giving the protein MGISLSNNKHTATRTRARLRRQMRGRKKVHGTSERPRLVVTRSSKHISVQVVDDLVGQTLASASTMEGDLRGFEGDKTAKAKKVGELVAERAKAAGVDGVVFDRAGNKYHGRVAALADGAREGGLSF; this is encoded by the coding sequence ATGGGTATCTCGCTGTCGAACAACAAGCACACCGCGACGCGCACCCGCGCTCGCCTGCGCCGTCAGATGCGTGGTCGCAAGAAGGTGCACGGCACCTCTGAGCGCCCGCGCCTGGTCGTGACCCGCAGCTCGAAGCACATCTCCGTCCAGGTCGTTGACGACCTGGTCGGCCAGACGCTGGCCAGCGCCTCCACCATGGAGGGCGACCTGCGTGGCTTCGAGGGCGACAAGACCGCCAAGGCGAAGAAGGTCGGCGAGCTCGTCGCCGAGCGCGCCAAGGCTGCCGGTGTCGACGGGGTCGTCTTCGACCGCGCCGGCAACAAGTACCACGGTCGCGTCGCGGCCCTTGCGGACGGCGCCCGCGAGGGCGGCCTGAGCTTCTGA
- the rpsD gene encoding 30S ribosomal protein S4: MARYTGPMTRKSRRLGVDLVGGDASFERRPYPPGAHGRARIKESEYRTQLQEKQKARFTYGVMEKQFLNYYKEASRRSGKTGDNLLQMLECRLDNVVYRAGFARTRRHARQVVAHGHFLVNGKKVDIPSYQVSAHDIIDVREKSLEMTPFIVARETHGERVVPAWLEVHPERMRVFVHQVPVRAQIDIPVQEQLIVEYYSKK; encoded by the coding sequence ATGGCCCGTTACACCGGCCCCATGACCCGCAAGTCCCGCCGTCTCGGCGTGGACCTCGTCGGCGGCGACGCTTCGTTCGAGCGTCGTCCCTACCCTCCCGGTGCGCACGGTCGTGCACGCATCAAGGAGAGCGAGTACCGCACACAGCTGCAGGAGAAGCAGAAGGCCCGCTTCACCTACGGCGTGATGGAGAAGCAGTTCCTGAACTACTACAAGGAGGCCTCGCGCCGCTCGGGCAAGACGGGTGACAACCTGCTGCAGATGCTCGAGTGCCGCCTGGACAACGTGGTCTACCGTGCCGGCTTCGCCCGCACGCGTCGCCACGCCCGCCAGGTCGTCGCCCACGGCCACTTCCTGGTCAACGGCAAGAAGGTCGACATCCCGTCGTACCAGGTCTCCGCACACGACATCATCGACGTGCGCGAGAAGTCCCTGGAGATGACGCCCTTCATCGTGGCTCGCGAGACCCACGGCGAGCGCGTCGTCCCGGCCTGGCTCGAGGTGCACCCGGAGCGGATGCGCGTGTTCGTGCACCAGGTCCCGGTGCGTGCGCAGATCGACATCCCGGTCCAGGAGCAGCTCATCGTCGAGTACTACTCGAAGAAGTAA
- the rpmJ gene encoding 50S ribosomal protein L36 produces the protein MKVSPSVKRICDKCQVIRRHGRVMVICSNPRHKQRQG, from the coding sequence ATGAAGGTCAGCCCCAGCGTCAAGCGCATCTGCGACAAGTGCCAGGTGATCCGTCGCCACGGCCGCGTCATGGTGATCTGCTCCAACCCGCGCCACAAGCAGCGCCAGGGCTGA
- the secY gene encoding preprotein translocase subunit SecY, with protein sequence MLGAFANAFRTPDLRRKLLFVLMIIVIFRAGSQIPAPGVNVANVQQCIDLASQGENASLYSLVNLFSGGALLQLTIFALGIMPYITASIILQLLVVVIPRLEALKKEGQAGQTKITQYTRYLTLGLSLLQATGIVALARSGNLLQCELPLLHDDSTSTFLVMVITMTAGTAVIMWLGELITERGVGNGMSILIFCQVVATFPAALWEVQKSQGWWMFGVVMAIGLVIVAAVIFIEQAQRRIPVQYARRMVGRKMFGGSSTYIPLKVNQAGIIPVIFASSLLYLPAMAVQFNQDAGSGWITFVSRYFVNGDHPLYMITYFALIIFFTYFYVSITFNPHEVADNMKKYGGFIPGIRAGKPTEDYLSYVLSRITLPGALYLGLIALIPLIALVLIDANQNFPFGGTSILIMVGVALDTVKQIESQLQQRNYEGFLR encoded by the coding sequence GTGCTAGGCGCTTTCGCCAACGCTTTCAGGACGCCGGACTTGCGGCGCAAGCTGCTGTTCGTCCTGATGATCATCGTGATCTTCCGGGCCGGGTCCCAGATCCCGGCACCGGGCGTGAACGTCGCCAACGTGCAGCAGTGCATCGACCTGGCCTCGCAGGGGGAGAACGCGAGCCTCTACAGCCTGGTCAACCTGTTCTCGGGCGGAGCGTTGCTCCAGCTGACGATCTTCGCGCTCGGGATCATGCCGTACATCACGGCCAGCATCATCCTGCAGCTGCTCGTCGTGGTCATCCCGCGACTCGAGGCGCTGAAGAAGGAGGGGCAGGCCGGGCAGACCAAGATCACGCAGTACACCCGCTACCTGACCCTGGGGCTGTCCCTGCTGCAGGCCACCGGCATCGTCGCGCTGGCCCGCTCGGGCAACCTCCTGCAGTGCGAGCTCCCACTGCTGCACGACGACAGCACGTCGACCTTCCTGGTCATGGTGATCACCATGACCGCGGGTACCGCCGTCATCATGTGGCTCGGTGAGCTGATCACCGAGCGGGGCGTCGGCAACGGCATGTCGATCCTGATCTTCTGCCAGGTCGTGGCGACCTTCCCGGCCGCGCTCTGGGAGGTCCAGAAGTCGCAGGGCTGGTGGATGTTCGGGGTCGTGATGGCCATCGGACTCGTCATCGTGGCCGCGGTCATCTTCATCGAGCAGGCGCAGCGCCGGATCCCCGTGCAGTACGCACGCCGGATGGTCGGGCGCAAGATGTTCGGCGGCTCCTCGACCTACATCCCGCTCAAGGTGAACCAGGCCGGCATCATCCCGGTCATCTTCGCCTCGTCGCTGCTGTACCTGCCCGCGATGGCGGTGCAGTTCAACCAGGACGCCGGGTCGGGCTGGATCACCTTCGTCAGCCGCTACTTCGTCAACGGCGACCACCCGCTCTACATGATCACCTACTTCGCGCTGATCATCTTCTTCACCTACTTCTACGTGTCGATCACCTTCAACCCCCACGAGGTGGCCGACAACATGAAGAAGTACGGCGGCTTCATCCCCGGGATCCGGGCGGGCAAGCCGACCGAGGACTACCTGTCCTACGTCCTGTCCCGCATCACGCTGCCGGGCGCTCTCTACCTCGGTCTGATCGCACTCATCCCGCTGATCGCCCTGGTCCTGATCGATGCCAACCAGAACTTCCCGTTCGGAGGCACCTCCATCCTCATCATGGTGGGCGTCGCGCTCGACACGGTGAAGCAGATCGAGAGCCAGCTCCAGCAGCGCAACTACGAAGGATTCCTGCGTTGA
- the rpsK gene encoding 30S ribosomal protein S11, with the protein MPPKSRSAAGAKKVRRKEKKNVAQGEAHIKSTFNNTIVTITDPTGAVIAWASAGTVGFKGSRKSTPFAAQMAAEAAGRRAMEHGMKKIDVFVKGPGSGRETAIRSLGAIGLEVGTIQDVTPTPHNGCRPPKRRRV; encoded by the coding sequence ATGCCTCCCAAGAGCCGCAGCGCGGCCGGCGCCAAGAAGGTGCGCCGCAAGGAGAAGAAGAACGTCGCTCAGGGCGAAGCCCACATCAAGAGCACGTTCAACAACACCATCGTCACCATCACCGACCCCACCGGTGCGGTGATCGCGTGGGCCTCAGCCGGAACCGTCGGCTTCAAGGGCTCGCGCAAGTCCACCCCGTTCGCCGCGCAGATGGCCGCTGAGGCCGCTGGTCGCCGGGCGATGGAGCACGGCATGAAGAAGATCGACGTCTTCGTCAAGGGTCCGGGTTCGGGCCGCGAGACGGCGATCCGATCCCTGGGTGCGATCGGCCTCGAGGTCGGCACCATCCAGGACGTCACGCCCACGCCCCACAACGGCTGCCGCCCGCCCAAGCGCCGGCGCGTCTGA
- a CDS encoding DNA-directed RNA polymerase subunit alpha encodes MLIAQRPTLSEETVDEFRSRFVIEPLEPGFGYTLGNSLRRTLLSSIPGASVTSIKIDNVLHEFSTVEGVREDVTELILNLKGLVVSSEHDEPVTMYLRKSGAGDVTAADIAPPAGVEVHNPELKIATLSDKGKLEMELVVERGRGYVSAVLNKGADNEIGRMPVDSIYSPVLKVTYKVEATRVEQRTDFDKLVIDVETKPSIRPRDAIASAGKTLVELFGLARELNVEAEGIDIGPSPVDEQLAADLALPVEDLQLTVRSYNCLKREGIHTVGELIGRSEQDLLDIRNFGAKSIDEVKAKLVEMGLSLKDSAPGFDPQAALAAYGDDDDDAFVEDEQY; translated from the coding sequence GTGCTCATCGCACAGCGCCCCACCCTTTCGGAAGAGACCGTCGACGAGTTCCGCTCGCGGTTCGTCATCGAGCCGCTCGAGCCCGGCTTCGGCTACACCCTCGGCAACTCGCTGCGGCGCACGCTGCTCAGCTCCATCCCCGGCGCGTCGGTCACCAGCATCAAGATCGACAACGTGCTCCACGAGTTCTCGACGGTCGAGGGCGTCCGCGAGGACGTCACCGAGCTCATCTTGAACCTCAAGGGTCTGGTCGTCTCCTCCGAGCACGACGAGCCGGTCACGATGTACCTGCGCAAGTCCGGTGCCGGCGACGTCACCGCCGCCGACATCGCACCCCCGGCCGGCGTCGAGGTCCACAACCCCGAGCTCAAGATCGCCACCCTGTCCGACAAGGGCAAGCTGGAGATGGAGCTGGTCGTCGAGCGTGGCCGCGGCTACGTCTCGGCCGTGCTCAACAAGGGCGCCGACAACGAGATCGGCCGGATGCCCGTCGACTCCATCTACAGCCCCGTGCTGAAGGTGACGTACAAGGTCGAGGCCACCCGTGTCGAGCAGCGCACCGACTTCGACAAGCTCGTCATCGACGTCGAGACCAAGCCCTCGATCCGGCCCCGCGACGCCATCGCGTCGGCCGGCAAGACGCTGGTCGAGCTGTTCGGCCTGGCCCGCGAGCTCAACGTCGAGGCCGAGGGCATCGACATCGGTCCCTCGCCCGTCGACGAGCAGCTCGCCGCCGACCTGGCGCTGCCGGTCGAGGACCTGCAGCTGACGGTGCGGTCCTACAACTGCCTCAAGCGCGAGGGCATCCACACCGTGGGTGAGCTCATCGGTCGCTCGGAGCAGGACCTGCTCGACATCCGCAACTTCGGCGCGAAGTCGATCGACGAGGTCAAGGCCAAGCTCGTCGAGATGGGCCTCTCGCTGAAGGACAGCGCTCCCGGCTTCGACCCGCAGGCGGCCCTGGCTGCCTACGGCGACGACGACGACGACGCGTTCGTCGAGGACGAGCAGTACTGA
- the rplO gene encoding 50S ribosomal protein L15 → MTLKLHHLRPAPGAKTAKTRVGRGEGSKGKTSGRGTKGTKARYQVPVAFEGGQMPIHMRLPKLKGFRNPFKIEFQVVNLDRLDSLFPEGGTVTVEDLVAKGAVRDGHPVKVLGQGEISVKVDVSAQAFSASAVSKIEAAGGSTTTV, encoded by the coding sequence ATGACGCTCAAGCTGCACCACCTGCGCCCGGCCCCGGGCGCCAAGACTGCCAAGACCCGCGTGGGTCGCGGTGAGGGCTCCAAGGGCAAGACCTCGGGTCGCGGTACCAAGGGCACCAAGGCCCGGTACCAGGTCCCGGTCGCGTTCGAGGGTGGCCAGATGCCCATCCACATGCGGCTCCCGAAGCTCAAGGGCTTCAGGAACCCCTTCAAGATCGAGTTCCAGGTCGTCAACCTGGACCGCCTGGACTCCTTGTTCCCCGAGGGTGGCACCGTCACCGTCGAGGACCTGGTGGCCAAGGGCGCAGTCCGCGACGGTCACCCCGTCAAGGTGCTGGGCCAGGGCGAGATCTCGGTCAAGGTCGACGTGAGCGCTCAGGCGTTCTCGGCCTCGGCCGTGTCGAAGATCGAGGCTGCCGGCGGCTCGACCACCACGGTCTGA
- a CDS encoding LLM class flavin-dependent oxidoreductase — protein MTPPTLSVLDLVPVRSDQTSADALAATLSLARSADELGYRRYWVAEHHNMPAVAATNPPVLIAMLAAATRRIRLGSGGVMLPNHAPLVVAEQFALLEAAFPGRIDLGIGRAPGTDPVTSFALRHGAGGVGEDAVARFPQYVDDVAAMMAPDGVTVSVQGRSQALRATPAAASVPTLWLLGSSDYSARLAAERGLPYVFAHHFSGQGTAEALALYRESFRPSEVLDAPRTFLTVNAAVAPTLEEAQRLALPHLQMMLALRTGQPLGPQRLVEEAEEVGIAEEQRPLVEAMSRRWVIGDAETARARIADLAAQHDVDEVMVHPVGSAYVGTDPSGSPAREQTLRLLAS, from the coding sequence GTGACCCCGCCGACCCTCTCCGTCCTCGACCTGGTGCCCGTGCGCAGCGACCAGACCTCCGCCGATGCGCTCGCTGCGACGCTGTCGCTGGCCCGCAGCGCCGACGAGCTGGGCTACCGCCGCTACTGGGTGGCCGAGCACCACAACATGCCCGCGGTGGCCGCCACCAACCCGCCCGTGCTGATCGCCATGCTCGCTGCGGCGACGCGTCGCATCCGGCTCGGTTCGGGCGGGGTGATGCTGCCCAACCACGCGCCGTTGGTGGTGGCTGAGCAGTTCGCCCTGCTGGAGGCCGCCTTCCCCGGACGCATCGACCTCGGCATCGGGCGTGCTCCGGGCACCGACCCGGTGACCTCCTTCGCCCTGCGCCACGGGGCGGGCGGCGTGGGCGAGGACGCGGTCGCCCGCTTCCCGCAGTACGTCGACGACGTCGCGGCGATGATGGCCCCCGACGGCGTCACGGTCTCGGTCCAGGGTCGCTCCCAGGCGCTGCGCGCCACGCCGGCCGCTGCGAGCGTGCCGACCCTGTGGCTGCTGGGCTCCTCGGACTACTCGGCGCGCCTGGCCGCCGAGCGAGGCCTGCCCTACGTCTTCGCCCACCACTTCTCGGGCCAGGGGACCGCCGAGGCCCTCGCGCTCTACCGCGAGAGCTTCCGGCCCTCGGAGGTGCTCGACGCCCCGCGCACCTTCCTCACCGTCAACGCAGCGGTCGCGCCGACCCTCGAGGAGGCGCAGCGCCTGGCGCTCCCGCACCTGCAGATGATGCTGGCGCTGCGTACCGGGCAGCCGTTGGGCCCCCAGCGCCTCGTCGAGGAGGCCGAGGAGGTGGGCATCGCCGAGGAGCAGCGCCCGCTCGTCGAGGCCATGTCGCGGCGCTGGGTGATCGGCGACGCCGAGACCGCCCGTGCGCGCATCGCCGACCTCGCGGCCCAGCACGACGTCGACGAGGTGATGGTGCACCCGGTCGGGTCGGCGTACGTCGGCACGGACCCGTCCGGCTCGCCGGCTCGCGAGCAGACCCTGCGGCTCCTGGCGTCCTGA
- a CDS encoding TerC family protein, translating into MDVSALEWGITITVTCAVLLFDVILISRNPHEPTMRESTVAFVLYMSAAVVFGFWTWGFHGQEYGVDFFTGFVVEKSLSVDNLFVFIVLMAALKVPRKYQQEALMVGIILALVFRGVFIAVGYALIENFSWVFYIFGAFLIYTAVKLISSYRKHEEEHPEDSRLVVFAQNHLNVGDRWEGLKLFYRDNGVRYASPMLIVIIALGTTDVLFALDSIPAIFGITQEPYLVFTANVFALMGLRQLYFLIGGLLERLVYLSLGLAFILAWIGAKLVIHALHESEVIAWEVPTLLSLAVILVALGLTAVLSLAKTKKDEHASVE; encoded by the coding sequence GTGGACGTCTCTGCCCTCGAATGGGGCATCACGATCACCGTCACGTGTGCCGTGCTGCTCTTCGACGTCATCCTCATCTCGCGCAACCCGCACGAGCCGACGATGCGCGAATCCACCGTCGCCTTCGTCCTCTACATGTCGGCCGCCGTCGTGTTCGGCTTCTGGACCTGGGGCTTCCACGGGCAGGAGTACGGCGTCGACTTCTTCACCGGCTTCGTGGTGGAGAAGAGCCTCTCGGTCGACAACCTCTTCGTCTTCATCGTCCTGATGGCAGCGCTGAAGGTCCCGCGCAAGTACCAGCAGGAAGCCCTGATGGTGGGCATCATCCTGGCGCTGGTCTTCCGAGGCGTCTTCATCGCCGTGGGCTACGCGCTGATCGAGAACTTTAGCTGGGTCTTCTACATCTTCGGGGCGTTCCTCATCTACACCGCCGTGAAGCTGATCTCCTCCTACCGCAAGCACGAGGAGGAGCACCCCGAGGACTCGCGCCTGGTGGTCTTCGCCCAGAACCACCTCAACGTGGGCGATCGCTGGGAGGGGCTGAAGCTCTTCTACCGCGACAACGGGGTCCGCTACGCCTCGCCCATGCTGATCGTCATCATCGCGCTGGGCACCACCGACGTGCTGTTCGCCCTCGACTCGATCCCGGCGATCTTCGGCATCACCCAGGAGCCGTACCTGGTCTTCACCGCCAACGTGTTCGCCCTCATGGGGCTGCGCCAGCTGTACTTCCTCATCGGCGGGCTGCTCGAGCGACTGGTCTACCTGTCGCTGGGCCTGGCCTTCATCCTGGCCTGGATCGGCGCCAAGCTCGTCATCCATGCCCTGCACGAGAGCGAGGTCATCGCCTGGGAGGTGCCCACGCTCCTCAGCCTCGCGGTCATCCTCGTGGCGCTGGGCCTCACGGCGGTCCTGAGCCTGGCGAAGACCAAGAAGGACGAGCACGCGTCCGTGGAATAA
- the rpmD gene encoding 50S ribosomal protein L30 has protein sequence MAQLKVQQNKGLVGLKANQRDTLRSLGLKRIGDVVVKEDRPEIRGMVNTVRHLVTVEEVE, from the coding sequence ATGGCACAGCTCAAGGTCCAGCAGAACAAGGGCCTGGTCGGCCTCAAGGCCAACCAGCGCGACACGCTGCGCTCGCTCGGTCTGAAGAGGATCGGCGACGTGGTCGTCAAGGAGGACCGTCCGGAGATCCGGGGCATGGTCAACACCGTCCGTCACCTGGTGACGGTCGAGGAGGTCGAGTGA